DNA sequence from the Methanolobus sp. ZRKC5 genome:
TCATCTTGAGGGTGGTACCCTGCAGGACTATTCCCTAAAATGTCCGTGTCACAGTTGGATATTTGATATTCGCACCGGGGCATACGTAGCATCCGATAAGATAAAAGTGAACGTGTACGATACACAGGTGAAGGATGGCAAGATAGCCGTTCTAACATGATATGCAACAGGAATGTATCTATGAATCAGGAAAGTAAATGGATATTTGCAATAAAGGAAGATGAACTTGCTGATGATGAAAAAAAGGCATTATTACTTGAAGATGATAAAGTGCTCCTTATCAGAAAAGATGGTCTGTTTTTTGCAATATCCAATAAGTGTCCTCATATGGAATGTCCACTGTCAAAAGGTACTCTGGAACAGTATATATTAAAATGTCCCTGCCATGACTGGAGATTTGATATTCGAAGTGGTGAGTTCCTTGATGCAAAAGAGATCAGGGTATCTGTCTATGAAACAAAGC
Encoded proteins:
- a CDS encoding Rieske (2Fe-2S) protein translates to MTSWVIVANDVEVKEGEMKPMDVGDKQLLLIRKGGEVFALENRCPHMNCHLEGGTLQDYSLKCPCHSWIFDIRTGAYVASDKIKVNVYDTQVKDGKIAVLT
- a CDS encoding Rieske (2Fe-2S) protein — its product is MNQESKWIFAIKEDELADDEKKALLLEDDKVLLIRKDGLFFAISNKCPHMECPLSKGTLEQYILKCPCHDWRFDIRSGEFLDAKEIRVSVYETKLMDGGVFVNMGGASK